The following proteins come from a genomic window of Diorhabda carinulata isolate Delta chromosome X, icDioCari1.1, whole genome shotgun sequence:
- the LOC130902381 gene encoding cyclin-T isoform X1: MANPTNPSDRWYFTKEQLENTPSRKCGFDAHKELSNRQQAANFIQDMGQRLKVSQLCINTAIVYMHRFYVFHSFTHFPWHQMAAAALFLAAKVEEQPRKLEYVIRVANICKNSRDTTIDINSERYIAQSQDLVFNENVLLQTLGFDVAIDHPHTHVVRCCHLVRASKDLAQTSYFMASNSLHLTTMCIQYKPTVVACFCILVACKWSNWEIPLSYEKKEWYSYVDPSVTAELLQQLTEEFLVIFEKCPSRLKEKIMAIADNVSHIPSHHIISPFDDPKKKHQPEEGKDGHSHRSSGSDNDPHKHRSSRPHEMGTTSSSSSTGNSTQHHRERDRERERRERQQQQQKAIVGSGSSSSSNSAGGNSSSMKSSSHHSSSSSGHHRPERPPMDPKMKPPSRPHSMPYPQPKDILREAATRDSPFGLARDSNRDYTKEPHLARSDNKDPNKRDYQYKNNNQNPDMNNTNSYSDARLNYSSEKQRLDSNGRSRVDPNKLTSNTSRNRQDESKSHLENIKKHLSAAPQDKNSSYLNKPIAGNEIPKSVPKTNVTPVNSNNNVKVTNTNSGTYAPPINSDIKPKIEPIVVKEEVPTPHVIKRPSLFSPEKTPPQKYSVPNNTATDNIMSFVSPLTSPVAIKRERNYSSSSEPELRPVMKKIDQVEGFETLMRDNTIGIDKDRQTPDHINKIIEDNNAVNVQDIKQQIESNGDDSTANNSRLPSLPQPTVNGLVSTDPTVISNLLKEASTVSHLPPVIKTEIVTEAQTDKNHYHHKSKKKNKDKHKHKDKNREDKEKKKKHKDKEREKHRHREKVPEVTPTPAIEPLVLKIQKDKIIRDSPSQGLKIKIPKNKINTENISELSHNAAPIVAPITEGIKLKIPKDKLNNCPNLDSSMSRKRERDRKDRISPDGPPAKVSKSSIKEAKTNGKYSNNNKVSPPNVVNNNQIVQQQMNQQNIVINQQQESTNNYQKMFSTPPPPPPPPLPPIPLQNPAHTQMYYYDRMPPLPMPNLNVPPPSYNMYNYYNQNYMYQGAGMYNHPPMMHGPPLMHNNNSIPPLPMDAPPQLPPPPPE, encoded by the exons ATCTCAACTATGTATCAACACAGCCATAGTGTACATGCACCGGTTCTACGTTTTCCATTCTTTCACACACTTCCCTTGGCATCAAATGGCGGCTGCAGCTTTATTTTTAGCAGCAAAAGTAGAAGAACAACCAAGGAAATTGGAATATGTTATCCGTGTagcaaatatttgtaaaaatagcagAGATACAACTATTGATATTAATTCAGAAAG GTACATTGCCCAGTCTCAAGATTTGGTGTTTAATGAGAACGTGTTGCTTCAAACTTTGGGATTCGATGTGGCCATAGATCATCCTCATACCCACGTGGTAAGGTGCTGTCATTTAGTGAGAGCTAGTAAGGATCTAGCTCAAACTTCGTATTTTATGGCTAGTAATAG ctTACATTTAACAACAATGTGTATACAGTACAAACCAACAGTAGTAGCTTGTTTTTGCATCCTGGTTGCTTGCAAATGGTCTAATTGGGAGATCCCGTTGTCTTACGAAAAAAAAGAATGGTATTCCTACGTGGATCCCTCTGTAACAGCTGAGCTGTTACAACAATTAACCGAAGAATTTTTAGTGATATTTGAAAAGTGTCCTTCAAGGCTAAAGGAGAAAATTATGGCCATAGCCGATAATGTTAGTCACATTCCTTCGCACCATATTATCTCGcctttt gaTGATCCTAAGAAGAAGCATCAACCAGAGGAAGGGAAAGACGGACATTCCCACAGATCTTCTG gTTCCGATAATGACCCTCATAAGCACAGATCATCGCGACCACACGAAATGGGTACCACTAGCAGTAGTAGTAGTACTGGTAACAGTACCCAGCATCATAGAGAAAGAGACAGGGAGAGGGAACGTCGCGAAagacaacaacaacaacaaaaagcTATTGTGGGAAGCGGTAGTAGTAGTAGCAGCAATTCCGCAGGTGGTAACAGCAGTAGTATGAAGTCTTCTTCTCATCATAGCAGCAGCAGTAGTGGTCATCATAGACCAGAACGACCGCCTATGGATCCGAAAATGAAACCACCATCGCGACCTCATTCCATGCCCTATCCGCAACCCAAGGATATTCTAAGAGAAGCAGCAACGAGAGATTCGCCGTTCGGATTAGCTAGAGATTCTAATAGAGATTACACCAAGGAACCTCATCTGGCACGTTCCGATAACAAAGATCCTAACAAACGCGATTAccagtataaaaataataatcaaaatccGGATATGAACAATACAAATTCGTACAGCGACGCAAGATTGAACTATTCGTCGGAAAAACAAAGACTCGATTCTAATGGTAGATCTAGAGTAGATCCAAATAAATTAACTTCGAATACGTCTCGTAATAGACAAGACGAATCGAAATctcatttagaaaatattaagaaacatTTAAGTGCGGCACCTCAGGATAAAAATAGTAGTTATCTTAATAAACCGATTGCCGGTAACGAAATACCGAAATCCGTCCCGAAGACTAACGTAACCCCAGTTAATTCTAATAACAATGTGAAAGTGACTAATACGAACAGTGGTACTTATGCTCCGCCTATTAATAGCGATATCAAACCGAAAATTGAACCGATCGTTGTTAAAGAAGAGGTACCGACACCTCACGTCATTAAAAGACCGAGTTTGTTTTCCCCCGAAAAAACTCCTCCGCAAAAATACAGTGTTCCTAATAATACCGCGACCGATAATATTATGTCGTTCGTTTCACCTCTAACGTCTCCGGTGGCTATCAAACGGGAGAGAAATTATTCCAGTAGTTCGGAACCAGAGTTAAGGCCGgttatgaagaaaattgatcAAGTTGAAGGGTTCGAAACTTTGATGCGCGATAACACGATAGGAATTGATAAAGATAGACAAACGCCCGAtcacataaataaaattattgaagataacAACGCCGTCAATGTTCaggatattaaacaacaaatcGAGAGTAACGGCGACGATAGTACCGCTAATAATTCTAG gttacCATCACTTCCACAGCCAACAGTTAATGGTTTGGTATCTACTGATCCAACCGTCATTAGTAACTTGTTGAAAGAAGCTTCTACGGTTTCTCATCTACCACCAGTTATAAAAACCGAAATTGTAACAGAAGCGCAAACTGACAAAAACCATTATCATCATAAAagtaaaaagaagaataaagatAAACACAAACACAAAGATAAAAATAGAGAGGAcaaggaaaagaaaaagaagcataAAGATAAAGAACGCGAGAAACATAGACACAGAGAAAAAGTACCGGAAGTTACGCCGACTCCAGCTATCGAACCATTAGTTTTGAAAATCcagaaagataaaataattaggGATTCACCTTCCCAAGGACTGAAAATCAAAATACCGAAGAATAAGATAAATACcgaaaatatttcagaattatCTCATAACGCAGCACCTATAGTCGCCCCTATTACGGAGGGCATCAAATTGAAGATTCCTAAAGACAAGCTCAACAATTGCCCCAATTTGGACAGTAGCATGTCGAGGAAAAGAGAGCGGGATAGAaag gACCGGATTTCTCCGGATGGTCCTCCGGCGAAAGTGTCAAAATCCAGTATTAAAGAAGCAAAAACGAACGGAAAATACTCCAATAATAATAAGGTAAGCCCACCTAACGTAGTTAACAACAATCAAATTGTTCAACAACAGATGaatcaacaaaatattgtaattaaccAGCAACAGGAGTCGACTAATAACTaccaaaaaatgttttcgacACCACCCCCACCGCCGCCACCACCACTACCACCTATTCCATTACAAAATCCGGCACATACACAGATGTATTATTACGATCGAATGCCGCCTCTACCAATGCCCAATTTGAATGTACCACCTCCCTCTtataatatgtataattattacaatcaGAATTATATGTATCAAGGGGCCGGGATGTATAATCACCCCCCTATGATGCACGGGCCCCCGTTAATgcataataataattcaatccCTCCGTTACCGATGGACGCGCCGCCACAACTACCTCCGCCACCACCTGAATAA
- the LOC130902381 gene encoding cyclin-T isoform X2: MANPTNPSDRWYFTKEQLENTPSRKCGFDAHKELSNRQQAANFIQDMGQRLKVSQLCINTAIVYMHRFYVFHSFTHFPWHQMAAAALFLAAKVEEQPRKLEYVIRVANICKNSRDTTIDINSERYIAQSQDLVFNENVLLQTLGFDVAIDHPHTHVVRCCHLVRASKDLAQTSYFMASNSLHLTTMCIQYKPTVVACFCILVACKWSNWEIPLSYEKKEWYSYVDPSVTAELLQQLTEEFLVIFEKCPSRLKEKIMAIADNVSHIPSHHIISPFDDPKKKHQPEEGKDGHSHRSSGSDNDPHKHRSSRPHEMGTTSSSSSTGNSTQHHRERDRERERRERQQQQQKAIVGSGSSSSSNSAGGNSSSMKSSSHHSSSSSGHHRPERPPMDPKMKPPSRPHSMPYPQPKDILREAATRDSPFGLARDSNRDYTKEPHLARSDNKDPNKRDYQYKNNNQNPDMNNTNSYSDARLNYSSEKQRLDSNGRSRVDPNKLTSNTSRNRQDESKSHLENIKKHLSAAPQDKNSSYLNKPIAGNEIPKSVPKTNVTPVNSNNNVKVTNTNSGTYAPPINSDIKPKIEPIVVKEEVPTPHVIKRPSLFSPEKTPPQKYSVPNNTATDNIMSFVSPLTSPVAIKRERNYSSSSEPELRPVMKKIDQVEGFETLMRDNTIGIDKDRQTPDHINKIIEDNNAVNVQDIKQQIESNGDDSTANNSRLPSLPQPTVNGLVSTDPTVISNLLKEASTVSHLPPVIKTEIVTEAQTDKNHYHHKSKKKNKDKHKHKDKNREDKEKKKKHKDKEREKHRHREKVPEVTPTPAIEPLVLKIQKDKIIRDSPSQGLKIKIPKNKINTENISELSHNAAPIVAPITEGIKLKIPKDKLNNCPNLDSSMSRKRERDRKDRISPDGPPAKVSKSSIKEAKTNGKYSNNNKVVQSGEGATSLSIHRLAESKYTHKSSTS; this comes from the exons ATCTCAACTATGTATCAACACAGCCATAGTGTACATGCACCGGTTCTACGTTTTCCATTCTTTCACACACTTCCCTTGGCATCAAATGGCGGCTGCAGCTTTATTTTTAGCAGCAAAAGTAGAAGAACAACCAAGGAAATTGGAATATGTTATCCGTGTagcaaatatttgtaaaaatagcagAGATACAACTATTGATATTAATTCAGAAAG GTACATTGCCCAGTCTCAAGATTTGGTGTTTAATGAGAACGTGTTGCTTCAAACTTTGGGATTCGATGTGGCCATAGATCATCCTCATACCCACGTGGTAAGGTGCTGTCATTTAGTGAGAGCTAGTAAGGATCTAGCTCAAACTTCGTATTTTATGGCTAGTAATAG ctTACATTTAACAACAATGTGTATACAGTACAAACCAACAGTAGTAGCTTGTTTTTGCATCCTGGTTGCTTGCAAATGGTCTAATTGGGAGATCCCGTTGTCTTACGAAAAAAAAGAATGGTATTCCTACGTGGATCCCTCTGTAACAGCTGAGCTGTTACAACAATTAACCGAAGAATTTTTAGTGATATTTGAAAAGTGTCCTTCAAGGCTAAAGGAGAAAATTATGGCCATAGCCGATAATGTTAGTCACATTCCTTCGCACCATATTATCTCGcctttt gaTGATCCTAAGAAGAAGCATCAACCAGAGGAAGGGAAAGACGGACATTCCCACAGATCTTCTG gTTCCGATAATGACCCTCATAAGCACAGATCATCGCGACCACACGAAATGGGTACCACTAGCAGTAGTAGTAGTACTGGTAACAGTACCCAGCATCATAGAGAAAGAGACAGGGAGAGGGAACGTCGCGAAagacaacaacaacaacaaaaagcTATTGTGGGAAGCGGTAGTAGTAGTAGCAGCAATTCCGCAGGTGGTAACAGCAGTAGTATGAAGTCTTCTTCTCATCATAGCAGCAGCAGTAGTGGTCATCATAGACCAGAACGACCGCCTATGGATCCGAAAATGAAACCACCATCGCGACCTCATTCCATGCCCTATCCGCAACCCAAGGATATTCTAAGAGAAGCAGCAACGAGAGATTCGCCGTTCGGATTAGCTAGAGATTCTAATAGAGATTACACCAAGGAACCTCATCTGGCACGTTCCGATAACAAAGATCCTAACAAACGCGATTAccagtataaaaataataatcaaaatccGGATATGAACAATACAAATTCGTACAGCGACGCAAGATTGAACTATTCGTCGGAAAAACAAAGACTCGATTCTAATGGTAGATCTAGAGTAGATCCAAATAAATTAACTTCGAATACGTCTCGTAATAGACAAGACGAATCGAAATctcatttagaaaatattaagaaacatTTAAGTGCGGCACCTCAGGATAAAAATAGTAGTTATCTTAATAAACCGATTGCCGGTAACGAAATACCGAAATCCGTCCCGAAGACTAACGTAACCCCAGTTAATTCTAATAACAATGTGAAAGTGACTAATACGAACAGTGGTACTTATGCTCCGCCTATTAATAGCGATATCAAACCGAAAATTGAACCGATCGTTGTTAAAGAAGAGGTACCGACACCTCACGTCATTAAAAGACCGAGTTTGTTTTCCCCCGAAAAAACTCCTCCGCAAAAATACAGTGTTCCTAATAATACCGCGACCGATAATATTATGTCGTTCGTTTCACCTCTAACGTCTCCGGTGGCTATCAAACGGGAGAGAAATTATTCCAGTAGTTCGGAACCAGAGTTAAGGCCGgttatgaagaaaattgatcAAGTTGAAGGGTTCGAAACTTTGATGCGCGATAACACGATAGGAATTGATAAAGATAGACAAACGCCCGAtcacataaataaaattattgaagataacAACGCCGTCAATGTTCaggatattaaacaacaaatcGAGAGTAACGGCGACGATAGTACCGCTAATAATTCTAG gttacCATCACTTCCACAGCCAACAGTTAATGGTTTGGTATCTACTGATCCAACCGTCATTAGTAACTTGTTGAAAGAAGCTTCTACGGTTTCTCATCTACCACCAGTTATAAAAACCGAAATTGTAACAGAAGCGCAAACTGACAAAAACCATTATCATCATAAAagtaaaaagaagaataaagatAAACACAAACACAAAGATAAAAATAGAGAGGAcaaggaaaagaaaaagaagcataAAGATAAAGAACGCGAGAAACATAGACACAGAGAAAAAGTACCGGAAGTTACGCCGACTCCAGCTATCGAACCATTAGTTTTGAAAATCcagaaagataaaataattaggGATTCACCTTCCCAAGGACTGAAAATCAAAATACCGAAGAATAAGATAAATACcgaaaatatttcagaattatCTCATAACGCAGCACCTATAGTCGCCCCTATTACGGAGGGCATCAAATTGAAGATTCCTAAAGACAAGCTCAACAATTGCCCCAATTTGGACAGTAGCATGTCGAGGAAAAGAGAGCGGGATAGAaag gACCGGATTTCTCCGGATGGTCCTCCGGCGAAAGTGTCAAAATCCAGTATTAAAGAAGCAAAAACGAACGGAAAATACTCCAATAATAATAAG